The genomic DNA ACTGATGTACAGGTTCCTTCCTGTGAGTTTGGCTGCAGCGTGATCACAAGATTTTACTGTAAAAGTCTGAGAAATAAAGACACAAATCCCAAAAACAGAAGCCATCCTCTTAGATTGGAGATCAGGGGAAAAGCAAAGTCTTTTTCTGACCTTCTCTCTGCAACCATCGCTCCTTTTTAGGAACTCCTTAGTGGTTTTTAATCTTCTTGTCTTAACCTTCACACTCTCTGACCTCAGCCACCATAATCTCCTCCGGGTTTCCTTTTTTACGAAGTAGCAATTTCTCCTGATGTTTTTACTAATCTCTTCTTTCACTAATCTGTCTTTTTTTTCTCTAAGAAGTTTACGACGAACTTTTAAAATAAAACCACAGCAACAAGATCTTGGCAAGAGAAGGAATATTCCTGCTCTGATCCCCACCAGGTAACCttacccccccccaccaccaccaccaccacacacacacacacacacacacacacaccactttttTCCTTCTGCCTATTGGGGCAGCCTTTTGTTTTCTTCATATCTGCTGATCAATTAGAAAAACTTTGGTTTTGTTATGATGTTTCATCCTTTTCTTGCAAACTTGAGAAGAATCCCAGTCGAGAAGACCTCTGAAAAGATAAATCAaactatttttttaataaaacctcAACAGATGATTCAGCGTTTTCATAAAACTTCAAATTGATGCTCTGGGGTCAATAAAACACACATCGGTGTCTGTTTCaaacctttttttatttttaaactcgTAGTCGTAAGTAAACTGTCATATCACTTATAATAATTCACTCTCTTTTGGGTTTATTATTCTTATCTTTCAAGGTTGAGTTGTTATTGTGTTCAGAAGTAAACTTTTTGCTGCTTTCTAGGGCACACTGACATCTAAGCACTGAGTCGAGGACATGTTGTCAAATAAATAATAGATAATCCTTTAAAACCCAGAAGTCTATTTGTCTTTGAATGCACCACCGGGTAAAGAGTTTAAAAGAGCTGCTGCCTGATTAACGGCAACAAAATTTTTTTATAATCAAGAGAATAAAGAGAACTGAGTCCTGAATGTGCCAAATTTGTTTTGGCAGATTTATAAgtaatgaaaacaaaaaaaaatcccaagctagaatcaaaaatacaaaagagaCAAATATAGTTGCTATAAaactacaaatgcatgttaatgtttCAAAATTAAAAAAGTTTTAGCCATTTTAACACATGTTTCTGTATAAATGATTCTAATAACTACCATATTACGCATTTAGATGggcctcagttcagagaaatagtttatctttcaggactgatgagctaacggctagtttcaGTGCAGCCAAGGCCAATGTGGATCTGCAGCCATCTTTAAAACGGCCCATTTCACCATTTCATTTGACCATTAACAGTAAAAAATACCTTCTGCGTAAACATTAGGACATTCTTCACCCCATTCAGATCATAAACTCTGTTTCTACACACAGAGGCCATTCAGGGAGTTGTCTGCAATGAGTAAAACAATAACTATTTATGACATTTGCACAGAAACAAGCTTTAAAAtgacagtctgtgtgtgtgtgtgtgtgtgtgtgtgtgtgtgtgtgtgtgtgtgtgtgtgtgtgtgtgtgtgtgtgtgtgtgtgtgtgtgtgtgtgtgtgcgtgcgtgtgtgcgtgtgtgtgtgtgtgtgtgtgtgtgtgtgtgtgtgtgtgtgtgtgtgtgtgtgtgtgtgatatttgcACACGCTCTTTTTGGTCCTTAATTTGGTCCAGTTGTGTTGAAAACCGTCAGGTCACATTTCTCCTCACGGCCGAGGAGAGAGTCTCTCTGTCCCAGCTCACGGGCCTCTCAGAGGGCAGAAGGAAGGCGGGTCTTCGGAACCAGTTTTGGTTCAGGGGTTGTTGATGATCTGCCTCGGCCGGCCGTAACCTGTCATGCCGGCCTGAGATGCTCCTCTGTTTGTGCCCATCTGCAGGCCGATGACGTTCTTGCCTTCATTCAGCTGGTCCTCGGAGAAGTCCCTCCTGTTCTCCTGTGACTTCCTACATTCAGAAACACCTTTCAGCCTCTTGTCTCTCACACTCATTTTGTTGAGATGTATTCACTGATGGTGACAAAAGAAATCTTACTTAGGGAACCAGTTGGGATCTCCTTTGTAATTCCCATCACTCTTTGAGACAGCCAAACTGCCCAGAGCCAGCAGGGTCCTCTGGACAGCAGCCAGGTCTTTGCCTGCAGACCAGAAACAATCTCACATGAACAGATATGCATGAAGGGAACAGATTTGTGTTCTCCACCTCTGAACACAACTTCACCTCCTCAACTAAAGGAGACATTGTTACAAAAGTAAATGAGATCTGCCCGTTGCCTCACCCTCGTAGAGGTCTACGGTCTGGAACATGTCGGTTTTGATGACCCCGTAACTTTCAGCAGCTTTGAGGAACATGGAGATTTGCTCCATCTGCTTGAAGGCCATGCTGGAGGTTTTGATGGACTTGATTGGTTTGCTGGCCCCATACAGACTGTTGATGAGCTCACAgagcacctacacacacacacacacacacacacacacacacacacacacacacacacacacacacacacacacacacacacacacacacacacacacacaccaatgtgagTTACATAAGCCAATTTTGCTGATTCCATGTCTCCAGACCCAACACTCACACATCCATCCTTGAGCCAGTTCTGGAAGCCCGTCTTGTCCG from Nothobranchius furzeri strain GRZ-AD chromosome 10, NfurGRZ-RIMD1, whole genome shotgun sequence includes the following:
- the LOC139072218 gene encoding transgelin-like, producing the protein MANRGPAYGLSREVQSKIDKKYDPELEGRLVEWIVAQCGSGVGRPQPDKTGFQNWLKDGCVLCELINSLYGASKPIKSIKTSSMAFKQMEQISMFLKAAESYGVIKTDMFQTVDLYEGKDLAAVQRTLLALGSLAVSKSDGNYKGDPNWFPKKSQENRRDFSEDQLNEGKNVIGLQMGTNRGASQAGMTGYGRPRQIINNP